In a genomic window of Candidatus Cloacimonas sp.:
- a CDS encoding PTS sugar transporter subunit IIA — protein sequence MLLASFLEAHNILFENRVFTKEQVYQELVECLTDQYKLPVSSSKLLELILKREEEVSCAYPTGIAIPHIRLDGFNDTLIAMAFLQNPLDYNGIKISWVVLIITDITSSKIYLNIVAALLKLSKDSEAMAALASAGDGNSVIQYLKRKEVEVKKDVTVADIMVQNPIAVQPRNSLRELINLMGTNRVAGMPVVDETGKYIGEVNVLNLLKVGVPNYVMMLDNLSFLASYEPLENLLGKQDILFVKDIMTTGDVFVRPESSIIEAVFLLFSQNKRYLSVVKEEKLVGLVTAMDILIKVIAG from the coding sequence ATGTTATTAGCAAGCTTTCTGGAGGCACATAACATCCTGTTTGAAAACAGGGTTTTTACTAAAGAACAGGTCTATCAGGAATTGGTAGAATGCCTAACCGATCAGTATAAGCTGCCGGTTAGCAGTTCCAAACTTTTAGAGCTGATTTTAAAACGCGAAGAAGAGGTCTCCTGTGCTTATCCTACAGGGATAGCTATTCCGCACATTCGGTTGGATGGCTTTAACGACACTTTGATAGCAATGGCTTTTCTGCAGAATCCTTTGGATTATAATGGAATTAAAATTTCCTGGGTAGTTCTAATTATAACGGATATCACCAGCTCCAAAATTTATCTGAATATCGTTGCTGCGCTGCTGAAACTTTCCAAAGATAGTGAAGCAATGGCTGCTTTGGCATCTGCCGGAGATGGCAACAGCGTAATTCAATATTTGAAACGCAAAGAAGTGGAAGTGAAAAAAGATGTTACGGTAGCCGATATAATGGTGCAAAATCCTATAGCAGTTCAACCCCGGAACAGTTTGCGAGAACTTATTAACCTGATGGGAACTAATAGGGTAGCGGGAATGCCGGTAGTTGATGAAACAGGAAAATATATCGGGGAAGTGAATGTTCTCAATTTGCTGAAAGTGGGAGTTCCGAATTATGTAATGATGCTGGATAACCTAAGTTTTCTTGCTTCTTACGAACCCCTGGAAAATCTTTTGGGAAAGCAGGATATTTTATTTGTTAAAGATATTATGACTACCGGAGATGTATTTGTTCGCCCCGAATCCTCAATTATTGAAGCGGTGTTTTTATTGTTCAGCCAAAATAAGCGCTATCTTTCAGTAGTGAAGGAGGAAAAACTTGTAGGGCTGGTTACTGCGATGGATATACTAATAAAGGTGATAGCGGGGTAA
- a CDS encoding glycine--tRNA ligase subunit alpha — translation MNFQDIIRTLQDYWADKGCCLIQPYDLEMGAGTFHPSTFFGALGNKPCAIAYPQPCRRPKDGRYGENPNRFQHYYQFQVIIKPTPEDIQNLYLKSLSAIGIDISMHDIRFVEDDWESPTLGAWGLGWEVWLDGMEISQFTYFQQVASIDVFPVSVELTYGLERLAMYIQNVDDYRLLAWNANTKYAELFYNREKEFSIYNFEGADANLLFQLFQDYEKECQSLLEKQLIYPAYDMLLKCSHTFNLLEARGVISVTERASYIARIRNLARACANSYLTKYSA, via the coding sequence ATGAACTTTCAAGATATTATTCGCACGCTGCAAGATTATTGGGCTGATAAAGGTTGCTGTTTAATTCAACCCTACGATTTGGAAATGGGAGCAGGAACTTTTCACCCTTCCACCTTTTTCGGTGCTTTAGGAAATAAACCCTGTGCCATTGCCTATCCCCAACCTTGCAGAAGACCCAAAGACGGACGCTATGGAGAAAACCCCAATCGCTTTCAACACTATTATCAGTTTCAGGTAATTATCAAACCTACACCGGAGGATATTCAAAACTTATACTTAAAAAGTTTATCCGCCATCGGAATTGATATTTCTATGCACGATATCAGATTTGTAGAGGACGATTGGGAATCCCCCACCTTAGGTGCCTGGGGTTTGGGCTGGGAAGTTTGGCTGGATGGAATGGAAATTTCGCAATTCACCTATTTTCAACAAGTAGCCAGCATAGATGTTTTCCCTGTAAGCGTGGAACTTACTTACGGTTTGGAACGCCTGGCTATGTATATTCAAAATGTTGATGATTACCGTTTGCTTGCCTGGAATGCAAATACTAAATATGCCGAGCTCTTCTATAACCGCGAAAAAGAATTCAGTATCTATAATTTTGAAGGAGCAGATGCCAACCTGCTGTTTCAGCTTTTTCAGGATTATGAAAAGGAATGCCAATCCCTTTTAGAAAAACAGTTGATTTATCCTGCTTACGATATGTTACTGAAATGTTCCCATACTTTTAACTTATTGGAAGCCAGAGGAGTAATCAGCGTTACTGAAAGAGCATCCTACATAGCCCGCATTCGTAATTTGGCACGCGCTTGTGCCAATTCCTATTTAACCAAATATAGCGCTTAA
- a CDS encoding MerR family transcriptional regulator — protein MKKYYYTIGEVSNLLGIKPYIIRYWETEFPGLNAIKSSGRIRKYNEQQVLLLRRIYDLLYNQRYTIEGARKKIKQEKATLKAISKDELDETSPSLKQDRKINPEVSELLQDLKKDFAIIQQTCKKYIQDRK, from the coding sequence ATGAAAAAATACTACTATACTATTGGCGAGGTTAGCAACCTCTTAGGAATTAAACCCTATATTATCCGCTATTGGGAAACTGAATTTCCCGGGCTGAATGCCATTAAAAGTTCCGGACGCATCAGAAAATACAATGAACAGCAGGTTCTTTTATTACGCAGAATTTATGACCTGCTATACAATCAACGCTATACCATTGAAGGAGCCCGCAAGAAAATCAAGCAGGAAAAAGCCACCCTTAAAGCTATCAGCAAAGATGAACTTGACGAAACTTCCCCCTCTCTAAAACAGGATAGAAAAATAAATCCCGAAGTTAGCGAATTACTGCAGGACTTGAAAAAGGATTTCGCTATAATTCAACAGACCTGCAAAAAATACATTCAGGATAGAAAATGA
- the nifJ gene encoding pyruvate:ferredoxin (flavodoxin) oxidoreductase, with product MAKQTKATMDGNTAAAHIAYAFAEVAAIYPITPSSTMGELVDAWASEGRKNINGTKVDVIEMQSEAGAAGAVHGSLSAGAVTTTFTASQGLMLMLPNMHKIAGEMLPTVFYVSARSLAAQSLSIFGDHSDVMSVRNTGFALIACNSVQEVMDLGLVAQLATMKTRIPFLVFFDGFRTSHELQKIDVIDYETIAELNDPALVEAFRKNALTPDKPRMKVGQEAPDVYFQGRETSNLYYGKAPAIIAETMQQVAEKTGRPYQLFEYAGHPEAEDIIVAMGSSCETIQETVEWLNAKRSMKLGLIKVHLYRPFCVQSFISAIPESVKRIAVLDRTKEPGSIGEPLYLDVVSALKNRPDTFVIGGRYGLSSKEFTPSMVLAVYKHLAKKGFHSFTVGIEDDVSKLSLPIDEVINTVPEGTISCKFWGLGSDGTVGANKNSIKIIGDNTDMYAQGYFQYDSKKSGGITRSHLRFGKTPIHSQYLVAQEDFVACHNQAFIGRFDLLGGIKENGVFLLNSNWSGEEVFYHLTRPMQETIINKKIKFYNIDGLKIAEEVGLGGRINTTMQTAFFLISGILERNEAIKLIKESIKKTYSRKGEEIVQMNLTAVDKVNAALVQIEVPQTLPDKYMPLKKLVPENADDFILNVIEPIMREQGDLVKVSQMPLDGYIETGTAKLEKRRVAPSVPQWLPEKCIQCNQCSFVCPHSAIRAKLMKEEDLANKPASFNTLKAIGAPGYEYKVQVYIDDCQSCKVCVNECPKSALVMSPIEEERSKGEQVNYEYFETLPNDVLGNFKEATVKGSQFKQPLLEFSGACAGCGETPYIKLLTQLFGDRMIIANATGCSSIWGGTFPTVPYCKNKDGKGPAWANSLFEDNAEYGLGMRLAIRSHRKLLQKAMLELMDKQIAPELKLAMQYSLDNWEKVDQEAKANADKIRTLLPKAMETACEGCKALLKKVQELQDYLIEKSIWAIGGDGWAYDIGYGGLDHALALNQNLNIFVMDTEVYSNTGGQASKSTPIGSIARFAESGKNTNKKDLGMMLMSYGYVYVACIAMGANKNQALQAIKEAEAYPGPSIVIAYAPCINHGFDMSFSQKHQKLAVDAGYWLLYRYNPLNKKEGKNPLTLDSKEPTISVQEFLDSENRYAHLKKIFPDRAKELNAGAAVFFKERYETYKKLTEG from the coding sequence ATGGCTAAACAAACCAAAGCCACAATGGATGGTAATACTGCTGCGGCGCATATTGCTTATGCTTTTGCTGAAGTAGCTGCCATTTATCCAATTACACCTTCTTCTACAATGGGTGAACTTGTTGATGCCTGGGCTTCCGAAGGCAGAAAAAATATTAATGGTACTAAGGTAGATGTAATTGAAATGCAAAGTGAAGCCGGAGCTGCCGGCGCGGTGCATGGTTCACTTTCTGCCGGTGCCGTTACCACAACTTTTACTGCCTCACAAGGTTTAATGTTAATGCTTCCGAATATGCATAAAATTGCCGGTGAAATGCTGCCGACGGTTTTTTATGTCTCAGCAAGGTCTTTAGCGGCTCAGTCCCTATCCATTTTCGGAGACCATAGTGATGTAATGAGCGTTAGAAATACCGGTTTTGCCTTAATTGCCTGCAACAGCGTTCAGGAAGTGATGGATTTGGGTTTAGTAGCTCAGCTGGCTACGATGAAAACCCGGATTCCTTTTCTGGTATTTTTTGACGGTTTTAGAACCAGTCACGAGCTTCAAAAGATAGATGTAATTGATTATGAAACAATAGCTGAATTGAATGACCCTGCCTTAGTGGAAGCATTTCGGAAAAATGCTTTAACACCTGATAAGCCGCGAATGAAAGTTGGTCAGGAAGCTCCCGATGTATATTTTCAGGGTAGAGAAACCAGTAATTTATATTATGGCAAAGCACCTGCAATAATAGCTGAAACTATGCAACAGGTGGCAGAAAAAACAGGACGCCCCTATCAGCTTTTTGAATATGCCGGTCATCCTGAAGCAGAAGATATTATTGTGGCTATGGGAAGCAGTTGTGAGACCATTCAGGAAACGGTTGAATGGTTGAATGCCAAACGCTCAATGAAATTGGGCTTGATAAAAGTGCATTTATATCGTCCTTTCTGTGTCCAAAGTTTTATTTCGGCAATCCCTGAAAGCGTGAAAAGAATTGCCGTTTTAGATAGAACCAAAGAACCCGGTTCAATTGGCGAACCCCTTTATCTGGATGTGGTTTCTGCTCTTAAGAACCGTCCTGACACTTTTGTAATTGGTGGAAGATACGGTTTATCCAGTAAAGAATTTACTCCTTCAATGGTGCTTGCCGTTTATAAACACTTGGCGAAAAAGGGCTTTCATAGTTTCACCGTAGGCATTGAAGATGATGTATCTAAACTTTCTTTGCCTATAGATGAAGTTATCAATACTGTTCCTGAAGGCACAATTTCCTGCAAATTCTGGGGCTTAGGTTCAGATGGAACAGTCGGTGCCAATAAAAACAGCATCAAAATTATCGGTGATAATACCGATATGTATGCTCAGGGTTATTTTCAATACGACAGCAAAAAAAGCGGTGGAATAACCCGCAGCCATTTACGATTCGGCAAAACTCCTATTCACAGCCAATATCTGGTTGCTCAAGAGGATTTTGTTGCCTGCCACAATCAGGCATTTATCGGCAGATTTGATTTGCTGGGTGGAATTAAAGAAAATGGTGTTTTCCTTCTGAATTCCAACTGGAGCGGAGAAGAGGTCTTTTATCACTTAACGCGTCCCATGCAGGAAACCATAATTAACAAAAAGATAAAGTTTTACAATATAGACGGCTTAAAGATTGCAGAAGAAGTTGGTCTGGGCGGAAGAATCAATACTACAATGCAAACAGCATTCTTTCTTATTTCAGGCATCCTGGAACGCAATGAAGCAATCAAGCTAATTAAAGAATCCATCAAAAAGACCTATTCCCGCAAGGGTGAAGAAATTGTGCAGATGAACTTAACTGCTGTAGATAAAGTGAATGCGGCATTGGTGCAAATTGAAGTTCCGCAAACCCTGCCCGATAAGTATATGCCTTTAAAGAAACTGGTTCCTGAAAATGCCGATGACTTTATCTTGAATGTAATTGAACCCATTATGCGAGAACAGGGCGATCTGGTGAAAGTTAGCCAAATGCCTTTAGACGGCTATATAGAAACCGGAACTGCCAAACTGGAAAAAAGAAGAGTAGCTCCCTCGGTTCCTCAATGGCTGCCGGAAAAATGTATTCAATGCAATCAGTGTTCATTTGTCTGTCCCCATTCTGCTATCAGAGCAAAACTGATGAAAGAAGAAGACCTGGCAAATAAACCAGCCAGCTTTAATACTTTGAAAGCGATTGGCGCTCCTGGCTATGAATATAAAGTGCAGGTTTATATTGACGATTGCCAAAGCTGTAAGGTCTGCGTGAATGAATGCCCCAAATCCGCTTTAGTGATGAGCCCTATTGAAGAAGAAAGAAGTAAAGGCGAACAAGTTAATTACGAATATTTTGAAACCCTGCCTAATGATGTTCTGGGTAATTTTAAAGAAGCAACCGTTAAAGGCAGTCAATTTAAACAACCCCTTTTGGAATTCTCAGGTGCTTGTGCCGGCTGCGGTGAAACACCCTATATAAAACTTTTAACTCAGCTCTTTGGCGATAGAATGATTATTGCCAACGCTACCGGCTGTTCCAGTATCTGGGGTGGAACTTTTCCTACTGTTCCCTACTGCAAAAATAAGGATGGTAAAGGTCCTGCCTGGGCAAACAGCTTGTTTGAAGATAATGCGGAATACGGTTTGGGAATGCGTTTGGCAATTCGTTCCCACCGCAAACTTTTACAAAAAGCAATGCTGGAACTGATGGATAAACAAATTGCTCCCGAATTGAAACTCGCAATGCAATATTCCCTGGACAATTGGGAAAAAGTTGACCAGGAGGCAAAAGCTAATGCCGATAAAATTAGAACCCTGCTTCCCAAGGCAATGGAAACTGCCTGCGAGGGATGTAAAGCCCTGCTGAAAAAGGTTCAGGAACTGCAGGACTATTTGATTGAGAAATCAATTTGGGCAATCGGAGGCGACGGTTGGGCTTATGATATCGGCTATGGTGGATTAGACCACGCTTTGGCTTTAAATCAGAACCTTAATATCTTTGTGATGGATACCGAGGTCTATTCCAATACTGGAGGTCAGGCAAGTAAATCTACTCCGATAGGTTCCATTGCCCGTTTTGCCGAATCAGGAAAAAATACCAATAAAAAAGACCTCGGAATGATGCTGATGAGCTATGGCTATGTGTATGTTGCCTGTATTGCTATGGGTGCCAATAAAAATCAGGCACTGCAAGCAATTAAAGAAGCAGAAGCATATCCGGGTCCTTCAATTGTGATTGCTTACGCTCCCTGCATCAATCATGGCTTTGATATGAGCTTCAGCCAAAAACATCAAAAATTGGCTGTGGACGCAGGTTACTGGTTGCTCTACCGCTATAATCCGCTAAACAAAAAAGAAGGGAAAAACCCGCTGACCTTGGATAGTAAAGAGCCCACAATTTCAGTGCAGGAATTTTTGGATTCGGAAAATCGCTATGCCCATCTGAAGAAAATATTCCCTGATAGAGCTAAGGAATTGAACGCCGGCGCTGCTGTATTCTTTAAGGAAAGATACGAAACCTACAAAAAACTAACGGAAGGTTGA
- a CDS encoding ArsB/NhaD family transporter, producing MLLMIIALLVFILTYLCIITEWINKMLAALIGGFVIIVLGVVDQTIAFSAIDWNVIFFLIGMMLTISVMRETGMFMYIAIKTAKIAKGSPLKIMAMMFVATAVISAILGSVTTIMILIPIVLLIADELKITPAPFIITMVVASNMGGASTMIGDPPNILIASATKYTFVDFFLNLTPAVVIIVIGSLGLIWLLYRGKMYVSNERRAKIMEYNDKNLITNPKLLWITLGVVVLMLLAFIFQKPLHLENATIAMAAGLILVFIGSRKKVETIILNDIDWITIFFFIGLFMIVAGLVNTGFIDLLAQGVMSITSGKPKTTSMVILWLSGVLSAWIDNIPFVAAMIPMIKTIGSQMQNAAQVQPLWWALSLGTCLGGNGTLVGASANIVAVGIANRNGYKISFMDYTKIGLIFALESMLISSVYIWFRY from the coding sequence ATGTTACTAATGATTATTGCTTTACTGGTCTTTATCTTAACCTATCTGTGCATCATAACGGAATGGATCAACAAAATGCTTGCCGCTCTGATTGGTGGTTTTGTTATTATTGTTTTAGGAGTGGTGGATCAAACCATTGCTTTTTCTGCAATTGACTGGAATGTAATATTTTTCCTGATTGGAATGATGCTGACCATTTCCGTGATGCGAGAAACGGGAATGTTTATGTATATCGCTATTAAAACAGCAAAAATTGCTAAGGGCAGTCCGCTTAAAATTATGGCAATGATGTTTGTAGCTACAGCTGTTATTTCTGCGATTTTAGGTAGTGTAACTACGATAATGATTTTGATTCCTATTGTTTTGCTGATTGCGGATGAACTGAAAATTACTCCTGCTCCATTTATCATCACAATGGTCGTTGCTTCCAATATGGGTGGAGCATCAACTATGATTGGTGACCCCCCTAATATTCTAATTGCCAGTGCCACTAAATATACTTTCGTTGATTTTTTCCTGAATTTAACCCCTGCTGTCGTGATTATTGTAATTGGCAGCTTAGGATTAATATGGCTTTTATACAGAGGGAAAATGTATGTAAGTAATGAACGGCGTGCCAAAATTATGGAATATAATGACAAGAACCTGATAACTAATCCAAAACTATTATGGATTACTTTGGGGGTAGTTGTTTTGATGTTGCTGGCATTTATTTTCCAAAAACCGTTACATCTGGAAAATGCCACTATTGCTATGGCAGCAGGTCTTATTCTGGTTTTTATCGGTAGTCGGAAAAAGGTGGAAACTATTATTCTCAATGATATTGATTGGATTACTATCTTTTTCTTCATTGGGCTTTTTATGATTGTAGCGGGCTTGGTTAATACGGGTTTTATAGATTTATTAGCCCAGGGTGTGATGTCCATAACCAGTGGAAAGCCGAAAACAACTTCTATGGTAATTCTTTGGCTTTCGGGAGTTCTTTCTGCCTGGATAGATAACATTCCTTTCGTGGCTGCAATGATTCCGATGATTAAAACTATTGGTTCACAAATGCAAAATGCAGCTCAAGTTCAACCTCTGTGGTGGGCTTTATCTTTAGGAACCTGTTTAGGGGGAAATGGAACTTTAGTTGGAGCTTCTGCCAATATTGTTGCTGTAGGAATAGCCAATCGTAACGGATATAAAATATCGTTTATGGATTATACCAAGATTGGTTTAATCTTTGCTTTGGAGTCAATGCTTATTTCTTCTGTCTATATCTGGTTCAGGTATTAG
- a CDS encoding N-formylglutamate amidohydrolase, with protein MIYSDIFLGDSNLPLLAFALHNGHFMPDELLFNCGIDEATRLREEDPYTDGFAECFPNRIVVQTSRFTVDLNRSPQKAVYEKPEDAWDLPVRNLPLSEKLKTLLLSSYANWYKITRYQIERLLQFHSQIIILDLHSYNHRRGGPNANPDPQDNNPDIILGRNNLPESDYPFIENLRSSLNGLPFQNIYLDCRCDVKFAGGYFSRWVNDTFGNKVLCLAVEFKKIFMDEWTGELNLAAYNQLKNIFQNAVLNWINEPTLRSLER; from the coding sequence ATGATTTACAGTGATATCTTTCTGGGAGACAGTAACCTCCCTTTGCTTGCGTTTGCTCTTCATAACGGACATTTTATGCCCGATGAACTTTTGTTTAACTGTGGAATTGACGAAGCTACAAGATTGCGGGAAGAAGACCCTTATACGGACGGCTTTGCAGAATGTTTTCCCAATAGAATTGTTGTTCAAACCAGCCGTTTTACTGTGGACTTGAATCGCTCTCCCCAAAAAGCTGTCTATGAAAAACCGGAAGATGCCTGGGACTTGCCGGTTCGTAATTTACCCCTTTCTGAAAAGCTGAAAACATTGCTGCTAAGCTCGTATGCGAATTGGTATAAAATTACCCGTTACCAAATTGAACGCCTGCTGCAATTTCATTCTCAAATAATTATTTTAGACCTGCATAGCTACAATCACCGCAGAGGCGGTCCAAATGCAAACCCTGACCCTCAGGACAACAATCCCGATATCATTCTGGGCAGAAATAACCTGCCTGAAAGTGATTATCCCTTTATTGAAAACTTGCGTTCTTCTCTAAACGGCTTACCCTTTCAAAATATATACCTGGACTGCCGCTGCGATGTTAAATTTGCAGGAGGATACTTTTCCCGTTGGGTAAATGATACTTTCGGAAATAAAGTCCTTTGCCTGGCTGTGGAATTCAAAAAAATCTTTATGGATGAATGGACGGGAGAACTAAATCTGGCTGCCTATAACCAGCTGAAGAATATCTTCCAGAATGCTGTTCTAAACTGGATAAACGAGCCAACCCTGCGTTCCCTTGAACGCTGA
- the lnt gene encoding apolipoprotein N-acyltransferase — protein sequence MLSALLLALSRLPMHLGWLAFVGWIPLLFVLQQKKVKLWLAALIFSTVYIGVVMYWIAGVTFFGLIGIGIIFFLFYWLCFYAISRIGKLSGKLYYPGFIAVMLSFEYLQNFGETRFPWFNNAYSLSDYTVLIQAADLGGVILLSLLILLVNILLYEVLRGKKKCLLYLAGIFLLWIGYGIYCLNYLPVQKQDPKIAVMQPSIPQEEKWDEEEYRSILHRYETLCAQAAKDSTKLIIFPEAAMPVYLMYDYRALTYLRGLMQKYQLEIFTGFPHFTVAPDNHINNELYYNAAALFKPDGSISELYYKNILVPVGERMLWLDLFPFLWKLQFGQANWEFGDGPVYYQTREWDFSPSICYELAFPEFYQKMAIRKDKASGSLKKADFLVNITNDAWFGTSYGPWLHSIMAKFRAVENRIQIYRSANTGISLITDPWGRIIAKADLFAITNLQSPLYLCPKIPLYHYIYPYPWIFVILAGGLFLLSFIKKKPQSEGL from the coding sequence ATGTTATCAGCGTTGTTGCTTGCTTTGTCAAGATTGCCTATGCATTTGGGTTGGCTGGCTTTTGTTGGCTGGATTCCTTTGCTTTTTGTGCTCCAGCAGAAAAAGGTGAAACTTTGGCTGGCAGCTCTAATCTTTTCCACCGTTTACATTGGTGTTGTAATGTATTGGATTGCAGGAGTAACCTTTTTTGGTTTAATTGGCATTGGCATCATCTTCTTCCTATTTTACTGGCTGTGTTTTTATGCCATCAGCAGGATAGGTAAGCTTTCCGGAAAGCTATATTATCCTGGTTTTATTGCTGTTATGCTTAGTTTTGAATATCTGCAAAATTTCGGTGAAACCAGATTTCCGTGGTTTAATAATGCTTATTCGTTATCGGACTATACAGTTTTAATTCAGGCAGCGGATTTGGGAGGGGTGATTTTGCTTTCGCTGCTAATTTTGCTGGTGAATATTTTGCTCTATGAAGTTCTGCGAGGTAAGAAAAAGTGTTTGCTATATCTTGCCGGCATTTTTCTGCTCTGGATTGGCTACGGTATATACTGTTTAAACTATTTACCGGTGCAAAAACAAGACCCCAAAATAGCTGTTATGCAGCCCTCCATTCCTCAGGAGGAAAAATGGGATGAGGAAGAGTATCGGTCAATTTTACATCGCTATGAAACCCTTTGTGCCCAGGCAGCAAAAGATTCCACAAAACTGATTATTTTCCCCGAAGCCGCGATGCCTGTTTATTTAATGTATGATTATAGAGCTCTTACCTATTTACGAGGTCTGATGCAGAAATATCAGCTGGAAATTTTTACCGGTTTTCCCCATTTTACTGTAGCCCCTGATAATCATATCAATAATGAATTATATTACAATGCCGCAGCACTTTTTAAACCCGATGGTTCCATTTCGGAATTGTATTACAAAAACATTCTGGTTCCGGTGGGCGAAAGAATGCTGTGGCTGGATTTGTTCCCTTTTCTCTGGAAACTTCAGTTCGGCCAGGCAAACTGGGAATTTGGAGATGGACCCGTCTATTATCAAACCCGGGAATGGGACTTTTCTCCTTCAATATGTTATGAGCTTGCCTTCCCCGAATTTTATCAGAAAATGGCAATTCGGAAAGATAAAGCCAGCGGCAGCTTAAAAAAAGCCGATTTCCTGGTTAACATCACTAATGATGCCTGGTTTGGAACTTCCTACGGTCCCTGGCTGCATTCCATTATGGCAAAATTCCGAGCCGTGGAAAACCGCATCCAGATTTACCGCAGTGCCAATACCGGAATATCTTTAATTACAGACCCTTGGGGACGCATAATTGCCAAAGCTGATTTATTTGCCATCACCAATCTGCAGTCACCTTTATATCTTTGTCCCAAAATTCCCCTTTATCATTATATTTACCCCTATCCCTGGATTTTCGTTATTCTGGCAGGAGGACTTTTCCTGCTCAGTTTCATAAAAAAGAAACCTCAAAGCGAGGGCTTATGA
- the recJ gene encoding single-stranded-DNA-specific exonuclease RecJ: MNKKWLIPSPPGKEINPEIDKLCTTFKLPRLVAELLYRKGIKTPEEAQEFFKPSMDNLYDPYLFPDMEKAVQRILQAINSKERITIYGDYDVDGTTSTALLYLGLKRLGTNIDFYIPHRMIDGYGLSLGSLDALRENGSSLIISVDCGVNAIEEINAINSMGMEIIITDHHNPKDELPPAFAIINPKLPATNYPYGHLAGVGVAYKLLMAIYHKLGIDTAENKLKYMDLVAVGTIADIVPLTSENRIFAAIGLQHLIEKKNLGLNALVQISGLNQKTLDTTDIVFGIAPRINAAGRMGSASVSVELLISTDEAKSMELAEIIEHQNSLRQQEDQKTFQEACEIIEKKYKDLQQTSCMIVSSDDWHPGVIGIVASKLVEKYYRPVIMISFKDGFGSGSGRSVADFDLFEALKQTEHNLHSFGGHKYAVGLTIYQEYLDRFENELTRYVSENLRLEQIQPPLQLDAEIELYDINPMLLDALENFAPFGPENTRPVFITRNATIAGYPYNVGRNHLKLKVVKDGIYFDLIGYNLGDYLPLLKKNGKLDIAYTLEYNRFGNNLTIQGKLKDLQIL; encoded by the coding sequence ATGAATAAAAAATGGTTAATACCATCCCCACCGGGAAAAGAAATAAATCCTGAAATTGATAAGCTATGCACCACCTTCAAACTTCCGCGTCTGGTTGCTGAATTATTATACCGCAAAGGCATAAAGACGCCCGAGGAGGCACAGGAATTCTTTAAGCCCTCAATGGATAATCTGTATGACCCTTACCTCTTTCCGGATATGGAAAAAGCAGTGCAGCGCATCCTGCAAGCTATAAACAGCAAAGAAAGAATTACTATTTACGGTGATTATGATGTTGACGGCACAACCTCCACCGCTTTGCTCTATTTAGGTTTGAAACGCCTCGGCACAAACATTGATTTTTATATTCCACATCGGATGATAGATGGTTATGGTTTATCGCTGGGCAGTTTGGATGCTTTAAGGGAAAATGGTTCTTCTCTAATTATCAGCGTTGATTGTGGAGTGAATGCCATTGAGGAAATCAATGCCATAAACTCTATGGGTATGGAAATTATCATTACTGATCATCATAACCCCAAAGATGAATTACCTCCCGCTTTCGCTATCATCAATCCTAAACTACCGGCAACAAATTATCCTTATGGACATCTTGCCGGAGTTGGAGTTGCCTATAAACTACTGATGGCAATTTATCATAAATTGGGGATAGACACTGCGGAAAACAAACTTAAGTATATGGACCTTGTTGCTGTTGGCACTATTGCCGATATCGTTCCGCTCACTTCGGAAAATCGTATTTTTGCTGCCATCGGTTTACAGCACTTAATAGAGAAAAAGAATCTGGGCTTAAATGCCCTGGTGCAAATTTCCGGGCTGAATCAAAAAACCCTGGATACAACAGATATCGTTTTTGGCATTGCCCCCAGAATAAATGCTGCCGGTAGAATGGGTAGCGCTTCGGTTTCCGTTGAGCTTTTAATTTCTACGGACGAAGCCAAGAGTATGGAACTGGCGGAAATAATTGAACATCAGAATTCTTTGCGTCAGCAGGAAGACCAGAAGACCTTTCAAGAAGCATGCGAAATAATTGAAAAGAAGTATAAGGATTTGCAGCAGACATCCTGTATGATAGTTTCTTCCGATGACTGGCATCCGGGGGTGATAGGCATCGTTGCTTCCAAACTGGTGGAAAAATACTATCGCCCGGTAATTATGATTTCCTTTAAAGATGGTTTTGGCAGTGGTTCGGGACGCAGCGTAGCCGATTTTGACCTTTTTGAGGCACTGAAACAGACGGAGCACAATTTACACAGTTTTGGCGGTCATAAATATGCCGTGGGCTTAACTATCTATCAGGAATATTTAGACCGTTTTGAAAACGAATTAACCAGGTATGTTTCCGAAAACCTGCGTCTGGAACAAATTCAACCGCCATTACAGTTAGATGCGGAAATTGAACTTTATGACATTAATCCGATGTTGCTTGATGCTTTGGAGAATTTTGCTCCTTTTGGTCCTGAAAATACGCGTCCTGTTTTTATCACCCGAAATGCAACTATAGCCGGTTATCCTTATAATGTAGGGCGTAATCATTTGAAACTGAAAGTGGTTAAAGACGGCATTTATTTTGATTTGATTGGATACAATTTGGGAGATTATCTGCCTTTGCTGAAAAAGAACGGAAAGCTGGATATCGCTTACACTCTGGAATATAACCGTTTTGGCAATAACCTTACCATTCAAGGCAAGCTGAAGGACTTGCAAATTCTTTAG